The Candidatus Defluviibacterium haderslevense DNA window CAATGGATTATAAAAGACCGGTCGCATTATTTTCTTTGGAGATGAATAATTTGGAATTAGTTAATAGACTTATCTCTATGGAGGCTGAAATTGAGGGTGGTAAAATGAGAAATGCCAAGTTGGAGGAATACGAATGGACTCAACTCAATTTTGCAATTGAAAAATTAAGTGATGCACCGCTTTATATTGATGATACACCTTCGCTAAATGTTTTTGAATTAAGAGCTAAGTGCAGAAGGCTACATCAAAATCATGGTGTTAGTATGGTGATCATCGACTATTTGCAATTAATGACAATAGGTTCCAATGATAAACGATCAAGCAGGGAACAAGAAATTTCTTCGATATCGCGTGCTTTAAAGGGATTGGCTAAAGAGTTGAATATTCCTGTTATAGCTTTATCACAGCTTAACCGTGCTGCCGAAACCAATACTGGAAATAAACGACCGCAGCTTTCCCATTTACGTGAATCAGGAGCCATTGAACAAGATGCGGACATGGTTATGTTTATTTATAGACCAGATTATTATGATCTGGAAGAGCAAGCCGAAACAGTAAGAGGAATGACTGAACTAATAATTGCAAAACATCGAAATGGTGCAACGGATACAGTCAAAATGATGTTTAAAGAACAATATGCCAAATTTATACCATATACTGATGAGCATACCATGTTTGGAGGAAGTACAACACCAAATGTTAGAATAATACCATCAAGAATCAATGAAGAAGACACCATCCCATTCTAAAAAACCCTTGACCAGAACTTCAATAGGACCCATGCGATTAAACAAGTATGTGGCACATTGTGGTATATGTTCAAGACGTCAAGCGGCAGATTTAGTCAAATCCGGCAAGATCAAAGTTAATGATCAAGTTGAATTGAATCCATCCTATGAAGTAAAACCAAAAGACAAAATTGCTTATTTAGACAAAAATATCAAGCCGGAAGAAAATAAAGTTTACATCCTGATTAACAAACCGAAAGATACAATAACCACACTCAAGGATGAACGCGACAGGAATACCGTAGCCCAAATTCTGGAAGGTAAAATAGAAGAAAGGGTATATCCAGTGGGACGTTTAGATCGAAATACTACAGGATTATTGGTTATGACAAATGATGGAGATCTATCTCAAAAATTAGCACATCCTTCTCATAAAGTCAAGAAAATTTATCATGCTAGCCTAGATAAGAATTTAACTGCTGCAGATTTTCAAAAAATTCAAAAAGGCGTGTTACTTGATGATGGTGTTGCAACAGTAGATAGCATAGATTTTGTGGATGGTAAAAAAGATGAAGTAGGTATAGAAATTCATATTGGTAAAAATAGAATTGTTAGACGTATTTTTGAACATTTAGGCTATGAAGTTCAGAAATTGGATCGTGTCTATTACGCCGGGTTGACTAAGAAAAATCTTCCACGAGGAAAATTTAGACATCTTACAACTCAAGAAGTCATTATGTTGAAACATTTTATATAGAAAGATTGCCCATGAAAAAACCAAATTCAAAGGAGTACGTTCCTTATTTCAAAAAGTATATTGATCTGGTTGAAGACGGAAATTTTTTTGAATTATTTGATGAAAACACAAATCAAATTTTACAGTTTTTTGGCGCCATTCCCGAATCAAAACACAACTATAAATATGGTCCTGATAAATGG harbors:
- the dnaB gene encoding replicative DNA helicase, coding for MENQTKPSNKSMSVVSGKLPVDFSNLAYERLQPQAINLEEAVLGAVMLDKDAISIAMEILRPESFYKSAHATIFKVMIKLFDLSQPVDLLTVSEQLRKAEELENVGGLPYILELSNKVTSSANVEYYARIVAQKYIQRELIRVSTLIIKDSFEDTKDVLDMLDQAEQNLYEITDKNLRRGYESVGSLARKAQKQLETLAGSTEGITGIPSGFPDLDKLTSGWQKSNLIIIAARPGMGKTSFTLALARNAAMDYKRPVALFSLEMNNLELVNRLISMEAEIEGGKMRNAKLEEYEWTQLNFAIEKLSDAPLYIDDTPSLNVFELRAKCRRLHQNHGVSMVIIDYLQLMTIGSNDKRSSREQEISSISRALKGLAKELNIPVIALSQLNRAAETNTGNKRPQLSHLRESGAIEQDADMVMFIYRPDYYDLEEQAETVRGMTELIIAKHRNGATDTVKMMFKEQYAKFIPYTDEHTMFGGSTTPNVRIIPSRINEEDTIPF
- a CDS encoding rRNA pseudouridine synthase; this translates as MKKTPSHSKKPLTRTSIGPMRLNKYVAHCGICSRRQAADLVKSGKIKVNDQVELNPSYEVKPKDKIAYLDKNIKPEENKVYILINKPKDTITTLKDERDRNTVAQILEGKIEERVYPVGRLDRNTTGLLVMTNDGDLSQKLAHPSHKVKKIYHASLDKNLTAADFQKIQKGVLLDDGVATVDSIDFVDGKKDEVGIEIHIGKNRIVRRIFEHLGYEVQKLDRVYYAGLTKKNLPRGKFRHLTTQEVIMLKHFI